The following proteins are co-located in the Flavobacterium sp. CECT 9288 genome:
- a CDS encoding DNA-3-methyladenine glycosylase I, which produces MIITDKIRCGWCHSSDLYMKYHDEEWGVPVYDDTTLFEFLLLETFQAGLSWITILNKRENFYNAFDAFDYKKIAHYSDDKIQELLQDAGIIRNKLKVYSAVTNAQHFITLQEEFGSFSQYIWAFVNHTPVNNSPKNLKEIPATSPISDAISKDLKKRGFKFVGSTVMYAFMQATGMINDHVENCWKRNS; this is translated from the coding sequence ATGATTATAACTGATAAAATACGTTGTGGCTGGTGTCATTCCAGTGATTTATACATGAAATACCATGACGAAGAATGGGGCGTTCCCGTATATGATGACACTACTCTATTTGAATTTTTACTCCTCGAAACCTTTCAAGCAGGCCTAAGTTGGATTACCATCTTGAACAAAAGAGAAAATTTCTACAATGCTTTTGATGCTTTTGATTATAAAAAAATTGCGCACTATTCTGATGATAAAATTCAAGAATTATTACAAGATGCGGGTATCATTCGCAACAAACTCAAAGTTTATTCAGCTGTGACCAACGCTCAACATTTCATTACACTCCAAGAAGAATTTGGCAGCTTTTCGCAATACATTTGGGCTTTTGTAAATCACACACCGGTTAACAACTCCCCAAAAAACTTAAAAGAAATTCCTGCTACTTCCCCAATTTCTGATGCTATAAGTAAAGATTTAAAAAAACGGGGTTTTAAATTTGTAGGCTCCACCGTTATGTATGCCTTCATGCAAGCCACAGGCATGATTAATGATCATGTAGAAAATTGTTGGAAACGAAATTCATAA
- the thiS gene encoding sulfur carrier protein ThiS gives MELKINNQTKHFAAKSLTVQALLDLEIPEKQNGIAVAINNIVIPKSNWNLHPIQETDTILIISATQGG, from the coding sequence ATGGAACTAAAAATCAACAACCAAACAAAACATTTTGCCGCCAAGAGCCTAACGGTTCAAGCACTTCTTGACTTGGAAATTCCCGAAAAACAAAACGGAATTGCTGTAGCCATTAACAATATCGTCATTCCAAAATCTAATTGGAATTTGCATCCCATACAAGAAACCGACACCATCCTTATCATCTCCGCAACTCAAGGTGGATGA
- the thiC gene encoding phosphomethylpyrimidine synthase ThiC, giving the protein MNTEEKISRTPFPNSKKVYIDGEIHPIKVAMREISLADTKLTNGRIEKNPPVTVYDTSGPFTDPNFEIDIRKGLPRIRQQWILDRNDVEELTEISSEYGKSRLNDEKLDHLRFEYLHKPMRAKKGANVTQLYYAKQGIITPEMEYIAIRENQRIDQLNEQTKAMQCQHAGNSFGANTPKTKITAEFVRSEVARGRAIIPNNINHPESEPMIVGRNFLVKINANIGNSAVTSSIEEEVEKAVWACRWGADTIMDLSTGKNIHETREWIIRNSPVPIGTVPIYQALEKVNGVAEDLTWEVFRDTLIEQAEQGVSYFTIHAGVLLRYIHLTANRVTGIVSRGGSIMAKWCLFHHKENFLYTHFEEICEIMKQYDVAFSLGDGLRPGSIADANDAAQFAELETLGELTKIAWKHDVQVFIEGPGHVPMHMIKENMDKQLEHCDEAPFYTLGPLTTDIAPGYDHITSAIGAAMIGWYGCAMLCYVTPKEHLGLPNKKDVKDGVITYKIAAHAADLAKGHPGAQYRDNALSKARFEFRWEDQFNLSLDPDTARDFHDETLPADGAKVAHFCSMCGPKFCSMKISQEIRDVAEAEKGMAAKSEEFIEQGKEIYI; this is encoded by the coding sequence ATGAATACAGAAGAAAAAATATCTAGAACCCCGTTTCCAAATTCGAAAAAAGTATACATCGATGGAGAAATCCACCCCATAAAAGTAGCGATGCGTGAAATTTCGCTCGCAGATACTAAACTAACCAATGGCAGAATAGAAAAGAATCCACCGGTAACAGTTTACGACACTTCAGGCCCTTTTACAGATCCTAATTTTGAAATTGATATTCGCAAAGGATTGCCACGCATCCGCCAACAATGGATTTTAGACCGAAATGATGTAGAAGAATTAACCGAAATCTCCTCAGAATACGGAAAATCCCGTTTGAATGATGAAAAGTTAGATCACTTGCGTTTTGAATATTTACACAAACCAATGCGTGCCAAAAAAGGCGCCAATGTTACTCAATTATATTACGCCAAACAAGGCATTATCACTCCCGAAATGGAATACATCGCCATTCGAGAGAACCAACGCATCGACCAACTAAACGAGCAAACCAAAGCAATGCAATGCCAACACGCTGGAAATAGTTTTGGAGCAAATACACCAAAAACTAAAATCACGGCTGAATTTGTTCGTAGCGAAGTAGCAAGAGGTCGAGCTATTATCCCCAACAACATCAACCATCCCGAAAGCGAACCAATGATTGTAGGACGTAATTTTTTAGTAAAAATTAACGCCAATATTGGGAATAGCGCAGTCACTTCAAGCATCGAAGAAGAAGTAGAAAAAGCGGTTTGGGCTTGTCGTTGGGGAGCTGATACTATTATGGATTTATCTACAGGAAAAAACATTCACGAAACCAGAGAATGGATTATTCGTAATTCCCCTGTTCCCATCGGTACGGTGCCTATTTATCAAGCTTTAGAAAAAGTAAACGGTGTAGCCGAAGATTTAACATGGGAAGTTTTCCGTGATACCTTAATCGAACAAGCAGAACAAGGCGTTTCTTATTTCACCATTCACGCTGGTGTTTTATTGCGCTACATCCATTTGACCGCTAATCGCGTTACCGGAATTGTTTCACGCGGTGGTTCTATTATGGCCAAATGGTGTTTGTTTCATCACAAAGAAAACTTCCTTTACACCCATTTCGAGGAGATTTGCGAAATCATGAAACAATATGATGTTGCCTTTTCATTGGGTGACGGACTTCGCCCAGGTTCAATAGCCGACGCCAACGATGCTGCACAATTCGCCGAGTTAGAAACTTTAGGAGAATTGACAAAAATAGCTTGGAAACACGATGTTCAAGTATTTATTGAAGGACCTGGTCATGTACCAATGCATATGATTAAAGAAAATATGGACAAGCAATTAGAACATTGTGATGAAGCTCCATTTTACACTTTGGGGCCATTAACCACTGATATTGCTCCAGGTTACGACCACATTACTTCTGCCATTGGAGCCGCCATGATTGGCTGGTATGGTTGCGCCATGTTGTGCTATGTTACCCCAAAAGAACACCTTGGATTGCCCAACAAAAAAGATGTAAAAGATGGTGTGATTACTTATAAAATTGCTGCTCACGCTGCGGATTTAGCCAAAGGTCACCCAGGCGCTCAATATCGAGACAATGCCTTAAGCAAAGCCCGTTTCGAATTCCGCTGGGAAGACCAATTCAACCTATCATTAGATCCAGATACTGCTCGTGATTTTCACGATGAAACCTTGCCTGCAGACGGTGCAAAAGTGGCTCACTTCTGCTCAATGTGTGGACCAAAATTCTGCTCCATGAAAATATCGCAGGAAATTCGTGACGTTGCCGAAGCCGAGAAAGGAATGGCAGCAAAATCAGAAGAGTTTATTGAACAAGGAAAAGAAATTTATATTTAA
- a CDS encoding thiamine phosphate synthase, translated as MIVISNPTLIANEIHTIHALIENGLELLHIRKPDFSETEMKTFVSKIKTAFRHQLALHSHHQLALELGINRIHFTEKTRIETPEEQLKKWKKSGYILSTSIHKMSDFEALSSVFDYAFFGPVFESISKPNYVSNLDFKKELEQRKNNTTALIAIGGITSENIKTALTFGFDDVALLGNIWNNNLSIENFKLCHDLL; from the coding sequence ATGATAGTCATTTCCAATCCAACTTTAATAGCAAACGAAATCCACACCATACACGCTCTCATTGAGAATGGATTGGAGTTACTTCATATTCGGAAACCTGATTTTTCAGAAACAGAAATGAAAACATTTGTATCGAAAATAAAAACAGCTTTCAGACACCAATTGGCTTTGCATAGTCATCATCAATTAGCGCTAGAATTAGGAATTAATCGCATTCATTTTACAGAAAAAACAAGAATAGAAACACCCGAAGAACAATTAAAAAAATGGAAAAAAAGCGGATATATACTCTCCACCTCTATTCATAAAATGTCCGATTTTGAAGCCCTATCAAGTGTCTTTGATTACGCCTTTTTCGGTCCTGTTTTCGAAAGTATTTCAAAACCTAATTATGTTTCAAATCTGGATTTCAAAAAAGAATTAGAACAACGAAAAAATAACACAACTGCATTGATTGCTATTGGAGGAATTACATCCGAAAATATCAAAACTGCATTAACATTTGGGTTTGATGATGTTGCTCTTTTAGGCAATATTTGGAACAACAACCTTTCAATAGAAAATTTTAAACTATGTCACGACCTTTTGTAG
- a CDS encoding hydroxymethylpyrimidine/phosphomethylpyrimidine kinase, translating to MSRPFVVSIAGFDPSAGAGVLADVKTFEQHQVYGFAISSANTIQTENEFVAIQWTDLDFVLQSVQTIFNTYDIKAVKIGIVPSLKFLKEVVFLIKKISSETKIVWDTVLKSTTEFDFLTIENQTTLIEILKEIDLITPNYNEIMQLSSKEINAETTAILLSKHCPVLLKGGHNPNEIGFDYLYLENEHLKLAPKTTKIFDKHGSGCVLSSAITAHLALGQELKTACANAKKYIEAYLQSNPTKLGYHYVQ from the coding sequence ATGTCACGACCTTTTGTAGTAAGCATTGCAGGCTTCGATCCTTCAGCAGGTGCGGGAGTTTTGGCAGATGTAAAGACGTTCGAGCAACATCAAGTGTATGGCTTTGCTATTAGTAGTGCAAATACCATTCAAACCGAAAATGAATTTGTAGCCATACAATGGACGGATTTGGATTTTGTTTTGCAATCTGTTCAAACAATATTTAATACTTACGACATAAAAGCCGTAAAAATTGGAATTGTACCTTCTTTAAAATTTTTAAAAGAAGTTGTTTTTCTGATAAAAAAGATTTCGTCAGAAACAAAAATAGTTTGGGACACCGTTTTAAAATCGACAACAGAATTCGATTTTTTAACTATTGAAAACCAAACTACTTTGATTGAAATACTGAAAGAAATTGATTTGATCACTCCCAATTACAATGAAATTATGCAATTATCTTCTAAAGAAATTAATGCAGAAACAACAGCTATTTTGCTTTCAAAACATTGCCCCGTATTGTTAAAAGGCGGTCACAATCCAAACGAAATTGGCTTTGATTATTTGTATTTAGAAAATGAACATTTGAAACTGGCGCCAAAGACTACTAAAATTTTCGACAAACACGGATCAGGTTGCGTGTTGTCATCTGCGATTACAGCTCATTTGGCTTTGGGACAGGAACTAAAAACGGCTTGTGCCAATGCCAAAAAATATATAGAAGCCTACTTACAATCTAACCCAACAAAACTAGGATATCATTATGTACAATAA
- a CDS encoding thiamine phosphate synthase — translation MYNKLQYISQGNTVEEQLSNIRKALDNGCEWIQLRFKNASTAELFDVAETAKILCDVFSAYLIINDNVHLAEQLDADGVHVGLTDMNVAAARTILGREKIIGATANTFEDIQKHTENGCNYIGLGPFQFTATKEKLSPILGVEGYRSIIEKMKAKKIQMPIYAIGGIQLTNVESIMETGVHGIALSGLITQSENPSELITQLNEKLYVTI, via the coding sequence ATGTACAATAAACTACAATATATTTCTCAAGGAAACACCGTCGAAGAACAATTGTCCAATATTCGCAAAGCGCTTGACAACGGTTGCGAGTGGATTCAGTTGCGTTTCAAAAATGCTTCCACCGCCGAACTTTTTGATGTTGCAGAAACCGCAAAAATTTTGTGTGACGTTTTTTCTGCCTATTTAATCATCAATGACAATGTGCACCTAGCAGAGCAATTAGATGCGGATGGAGTTCATGTAGGTTTAACCGATATGAATGTAGCAGCGGCGAGAACTATTTTAGGTCGTGAAAAAATTATCGGAGCAACTGCCAATACTTTTGAAGATATTCAAAAGCATACTGAAAATGGCTGTAATTACATTGGTTTAGGGCCGTTCCAATTTACAGCAACAAAAGAAAAATTAAGTCCCATTTTAGGGGTAGAAGGCTACCGCAGCATTATCGAAAAGATGAAAGCAAAAAAAATACAAATGCCCATTTATGCCATTGGAGGAATCCAACTTACAAACGTTGAAAGTATAATGGAAACTGGCGTTCACGGGATTGCTCTTTCGGGTTTAATTACCCAAAGCGAAAATCCATCCGAATTAATCACGCAACTAAACGAAAAACTATATGTTACCATTTAA
- a CDS encoding thiazole synthase, translated as MLPFKIGDKTFESRLFLGTGKFGSNQQMEEAILASGSELVTVALKRIDLETETDAILAHLKHPRINLLPNTSGARNAKEAVFAAQLAREALETNWLKLEIHPDPRYLLPDPIETLKATEELAKLGFIVLPYIHADPVLCKRLEDAGTSAVMPLGSPIGSNKGLKTIDFLEIIIEQSKVPVIIDAGIGAPSDAAKAMELGADAVLVNTAIAVAGNPKLMAEAFAAAVIAGRKAYEAQLAQKVNRAVASSPLTAFLYE; from the coding sequence ATGTTACCATTTAAAATAGGAGATAAAACCTTTGAATCACGCTTGTTTTTAGGGACCGGAAAATTCGGCTCCAACCAACAAATGGAAGAAGCTATTTTGGCATCCGGAAGTGAATTGGTTACCGTAGCCCTAAAACGTATCGATTTAGAAACCGAAACCGATGCGATTTTAGCCCACCTCAAACATCCACGTATTAATTTATTACCCAATACTTCGGGAGCAAGAAATGCTAAAGAGGCTGTTTTTGCAGCGCAACTAGCAAGAGAAGCTTTGGAAACCAATTGGCTCAAACTAGAAATCCATCCCGATCCAAGGTACTTGTTACCCGACCCGATTGAAACTTTAAAAGCAACAGAAGAACTAGCTAAATTAGGTTTTATTGTTTTACCATACATTCATGCCGATCCTGTTTTATGCAAACGTTTGGAAGATGCCGGAACATCAGCGGTAATGCCTTTAGGATCGCCAATTGGAAGTAACAAAGGATTAAAAACAATTGATTTTTTAGAAATTATTATCGAACAAAGTAAAGTCCCTGTTATAATCGACGCAGGAATTGGAGCACCTTCTGATGCCGCAAAAGCAATGGAATTAGGCGCCGATGCTGTTTTAGTCAACACCGCTATTGCTGTTGCTGGAAATCCAAAACTGATGGCTGAAGCTTTTGCAGCAGCCGTAATTGCAGGACGAAAAGCATATGAAGCACAATTGGCACAAAAGGTAAATCGAGCGGTGGCTTCGAGTCCTTTGACGGCATTTTTATATGAATAA
- the thiH gene encoding 2-iminoacetate synthase ThiH, translating into MTNFKSVFEQYSWDKIQAKIYQTTTKEVEQALGKTKRNLDDFLALISPAALPYLEQMAQISHELTKKRFGKTIQMYAPLYLSNECQNICTYCGFSLDNKIKRKTLTESEITLEVEALKRAGFDHVLLVTGEANYTVNINYFLNAIDQIKNDFSTISVEVQPLSTEEYEQLHQAGVYSVLVYQETYHRDVYKQYHTKGKKSNFDFRLETPDRVGTAGIHKIGLGVLLGLEDWRTDSFFNALHLDYLQKTYWKTKYTVSFPRLRPAEGVIQHNFIMDDKDLTQLICAYRLWNEDLEISISTRENEKFRNNIIPLGTTSMSAGSKTNPGGYVVDPQSLEQFEISDERSASEIAALISSQGYEPVWKDWDRTFSQIS; encoded by the coding sequence ATGACAAATTTCAAATCGGTTTTCGAACAATATAGTTGGGACAAAATTCAAGCTAAAATCTATCAAACAACTACCAAAGAAGTAGAACAAGCTTTAGGAAAAACCAAACGCAATCTCGATGATTTTCTGGCTTTGATATCACCTGCTGCCCTACCTTATTTGGAACAAATGGCTCAAATAAGTCACGAATTAACCAAAAAGCGTTTTGGCAAAACCATTCAAATGTATGCGCCTTTGTATTTGAGCAACGAATGCCAAAACATTTGTACCTATTGCGGTTTCAGTTTAGACAACAAAATCAAACGAAAAACCCTGACTGAAAGCGAGATAACACTAGAAGTTGAAGCCTTGAAAAGAGCAGGATTCGACCATGTTTTATTAGTTACTGGCGAAGCTAATTATACCGTGAACATCAACTATTTCCTAAATGCAATTGATCAAATAAAAAATGATTTTTCGACTATTTCGGTAGAAGTGCAACCTTTATCCACAGAAGAATACGAACAATTGCACCAAGCTGGGGTGTATTCCGTTTTAGTTTATCAGGAAACCTATCATCGGGATGTTTACAAGCAATACCACACCAAAGGGAAAAAATCTAATTTCGATTTTCGTTTAGAAACTCCAGATCGGGTTGGAACTGCTGGAATTCATAAAATAGGTTTGGGCGTTTTGTTAGGATTAGAGGATTGGCGCACTGATAGTTTTTTCAATGCTCTACACTTGGATTATCTCCAAAAAACGTATTGGAAAACCAAATACACGGTTTCTTTTCCACGATTGCGTCCCGCGGAAGGAGTGATTCAACACAACTTTATTATGGATGACAAAGATTTGACGCAGTTGATTTGTGCTTATCGGTTATGGAATGAGGATTTAGAAATTTCTATATCGACTCGCGAGAATGAAAAATTCAGAAACAACATTATTCCGCTTGGAACAACAAGTATGAGTGCTGGCTCCAAAACCAATCCTGGTGGTTATGTAGTGGATCCGCAATCTTTGGAACAATTTGAGATTAGTGACGAACGTTCAGCATCGGAAATTGCCGCTCTTATTTCTAGCCAAGGCTACGAACCCGTTTGGAAAGACTGGGATAGAACATTTAGTCAAATTTCATAA
- a CDS encoding HesA/MoeB/ThiF family protein — protein sequence MSVIQEFLRYNRQTMLPEIGDSGQEKLKQAKVLVIGAGGLGCPILQYISTAGVGTIGIVDFDKIEIHNLHRQILYTDDQVGLSKALMAKEKLEALNPLIKVAAFEAKLTIENAVQIIQDFDVIVDGSDNFATRYLVSDTCVALGKPLVYGSILGFEGQLAVFNHNGSKNLRDLFPEPPNPKDVPNCSLNGVLGTLPGMIGTMMAHETLKLIIGLPTLKNELVLYQTLDWSFTKLQF from the coding sequence ATGAGTGTAATACAAGAATTTTTACGATACAACCGACAAACAATGTTACCCGAAATAGGTGACTCAGGACAAGAAAAACTCAAGCAAGCGAAGGTTTTAGTCATTGGTGCAGGTGGTTTAGGTTGTCCTATTTTGCAATATATTTCGACCGCAGGAGTGGGCACTATCGGAATTGTTGATTTCGATAAAATAGAAATTCACAACTTACATAGACAAATTTTATACACCGATGATCAAGTGGGTTTATCTAAGGCTTTGATGGCCAAAGAAAAATTAGAAGCGTTGAATCCTTTGATTAAAGTAGCAGCTTTTGAAGCGAAACTAACTATTGAAAACGCTGTTCAAATCATCCAAGATTTTGATGTGATTGTGGATGGATCAGATAATTTTGCTACTCGTTATTTAGTGAGTGATACTTGTGTAGCTTTGGGCAAACCCTTGGTTTATGGCAGTATTTTAGGTTTTGAAGGTCAGCTAGCTGTTTTTAATCATAACGGAAGTAAAAATCTCCGGGATTTATTTCCAGAGCCTCCCAATCCAAAAGACGTACCGAATTGCAGTTTGAATGGCGTGCTGGGCACTTTACCGGGCATGATAGGAACGATGATGGCACACGAAACCTTAAAATTAATTATAGGTTTACCAACTTTAAAAAATGAATTGGTTCTGTATCAAACTTTGGATTGGAGTTTTACCAAGTTGCAGTTTTAA
- the aat gene encoding leucyl/phenylalanyl-tRNA--protein transferase, giving the protein MHYLSDILEFPEVNQANRDGILAIGGDLSPERLQLAYKSGIFPWFETGDPILWWSPNPRMVLFLEELKISKSMRNILNKGEFSVTFNQNFRDVISYCQKVKRDGQNGTWITNDMIEAYCKLHDLGIAKSVEVWQDDILVGGLYGVDLGHIFCGESMFSLVSNASKVAFIALVNHLKKENYKLLDCQVYNPHLESLGCREISREEFMQILQQQ; this is encoded by the coding sequence ATGCATTATCTTTCTGATATTTTGGAATTTCCCGAAGTGAACCAAGCCAATCGCGATGGAATTCTTGCTATTGGTGGCGATTTGTCTCCTGAGCGCTTGCAGCTAGCCTACAAAAGTGGCATTTTTCCGTGGTTTGAAACTGGCGATCCTATTCTTTGGTGGTCGCCTAACCCAAGAATGGTTTTATTTCTTGAGGAGTTAAAAATCTCCAAAAGCATGCGCAACATTCTCAATAAAGGCGAATTTTCGGTTACCTTCAATCAAAATTTTAGAGATGTGATTTCCTACTGTCAAAAAGTAAAACGCGACGGTCAAAACGGTACTTGGATTACTAATGACATGATTGAGGCCTATTGCAAATTGCACGACTTAGGCATTGCAAAATCAGTAGAAGTGTGGCAAGATGACATCTTAGTTGGCGGTTTGTATGGCGTTGATTTGGGTCATATTTTTTGCGGCGAAAGCATGTTTTCGTTAGTTTCAAATGCTTCCAAAGTGGCGTTTATTGCCTTGGTAAACCATTTGAAAAAAGAAAATTATAAGCTGCTCGATTGCCAAGTATACAACCCACATCTCGAAAGTTTGGGTTGTCGTGAAATCTCTCGCGAGGAGTTTATGCAAATTTTGCAGCAGCAGTAG
- a CDS encoding DUF3127 domain-containing protein — translation MEVTGKIKMIDQTKEVGSGGFKKRDVVVTTDEQYPQHISVQFVQDKCDLLNNFQVGEAVKIDINLRGREWTNAQGETVYFNTIQGWRIGKLQAESPSAQQMPPMPSAETFAPATSFNEEEADDLPF, via the coding sequence ATGGAAGTAACAGGAAAAATTAAAATGATCGATCAAACTAAAGAAGTTGGATCTGGAGGTTTCAAAAAAAGAGATGTTGTAGTAACAACTGATGAGCAATATCCGCAACATATTTCGGTTCAGTTTGTTCAAGATAAATGTGATTTGTTGAATAATTTTCAAGTAGGTGAAGCTGTAAAAATTGACATTAACTTGAGAGGAAGAGAGTGGACAAATGCACAAGGTGAAACGGTTTATTTTAACACTATTCAAGGATGGAGAATAGGGAAATTACAAGCGGAAAGTCCTTCTGCTCAGCAAATGCCTCCCATGCCATCTGCAGAAACATTTGCACCAGCAACTAGTTTTAACGAAGAGGAAGCAGACGATTTACCGTTTTAA
- a CDS encoding flavin reductase family protein codes for MLTIDPKSISTAQLQGYLQGSVGPRPIAFASTMDENGNANVSPFSFFNVFSANPPILIFSPARRVRDNSIKHTLINAEATKEVVINVVNYDIVQQISLASTEYADGVDEFVKSGLTPIPSEVVKPYRVKESPVQFECKVNQIIALGSEGGAGNLVVCEVVKIHIDEAVLDSNGAIDQHKIDLVSRLGGNWYSRSNQGLFEVPKPLATLGIGVDAIPNFIKESKVFNGNDLGILGNVEALPTTEEVSIFVQQNFAVKAVLSSDDTEKVHLTAKKYLNDNDVVSAWKVLLADTLK; via the coding sequence ATGCTAACGATAGATCCTAAAAGTATTTCTACAGCTCAATTACAAGGTTATTTGCAAGGTTCAGTAGGACCAAGACCTATTGCATTTGCCAGTACGATGGATGAAAATGGCAATGCCAATGTTTCTCCGTTTAGTTTTTTTAATGTTTTTAGTGCTAATCCACCTATTCTTATTTTCTCACCGGCACGCCGCGTGCGAGACAACTCAATAAAACACACTTTGATTAATGCCGAGGCTACCAAAGAAGTAGTGATCAATGTAGTGAACTATGATATTGTACAGCAAATCTCGTTGGCTAGTACAGAGTATGCTGATGGGGTAGATGAATTTGTAAAATCAGGCTTGACGCCAATACCATCAGAGGTTGTAAAACCGTATCGAGTAAAAGAATCTCCGGTACAATTTGAATGTAAAGTCAATCAAATTATTGCTTTGGGTTCAGAGGGTGGTGCAGGGAATTTAGTCGTGTGTGAAGTAGTAAAAATTCATATTGACGAAGCCGTTTTAGACAGTAACGGCGCTATCGATCAACATAAAATTGACTTGGTGTCGCGTTTGGGCGGCAATTGGTATTCTAGATCCAATCAAGGACTTTTTGAAGTGCCAAAACCATTGGCAACCTTAGGAATTGGCGTAGATGCTATTCCAAATTTTATAAAAGAAAGTAAGGTTTTTAACGGAAATGATTTGGGGATTTTAGGAAATGTTGAAGCCTTGCCTACAACCGAAGAAGTTAGTATATTTGTACAGCAAAATTTTGCAGTTAAAGCTGTTTTGAGCTCAGATGATACTGAAAAAGTGCATCTTACGGCAAAAAAATACCTTAACGATAATGATGTAGTCTCGGCATGGAAGGTCCTTTTAGCCGATACTTTAAAATAG
- a CDS encoding HAMP domain-containing sensor histidine kinase — MQFSERRVNTRWVIILASFFIISLILWNTYTFFQIFKNEERLKMNLWAQAQKTLINADENTEVELPLQIFSNNTSIPIMLTENDSIINTVNIDEENLLKSKKAITILNTLKSENDPIVIEYVPGKFQKLYYGNSSLLNKLKYYPLALVLIIVLFGGLVYNYYRSTKMATQNKLWAGMAKETAHQIGTPLSSLIGWVEILKADDVDASITQEIEKDIERLQTITDRFSKIGSEPKLERTDIVHETQQAYDYLQSRFSKQIDFTFSAPNHPIWVQLNPILHSWTIENLVKNAIDAMKGKGKLQLAIVADADTVKINVTDTGSGIQKKQFQTIFEPGFTTKKRGWGLGLSLTKRIVEEYHKGTIKVLHSEIGKGTTMQVLLKIKQDSNFNS; from the coding sequence ATGCAATTTTCCGAAAGAAGAGTTAACACCCGCTGGGTTATTATTTTGGCATCGTTTTTTATCATTAGTTTAATTCTCTGGAATACGTATACTTTTTTTCAAATTTTCAAGAATGAAGAACGCTTGAAAATGAATCTTTGGGCGCAGGCCCAAAAAACATTAATTAACGCCGATGAAAATACTGAGGTTGAATTGCCATTACAGATTTTTAGCAATAACACATCAATCCCAATTATGCTAACTGAAAATGACAGCATTATCAATACTGTTAATATTGACGAGGAAAATTTGTTAAAAAGTAAAAAGGCGATCACGATACTAAACACCTTAAAATCAGAAAACGATCCCATTGTTATAGAATATGTTCCTGGAAAATTTCAAAAACTATATTACGGCAACTCTTCCCTATTAAACAAATTAAAATATTACCCCCTTGCGCTGGTTTTAATTATTGTTCTTTTTGGTGGATTAGTTTACAATTACTACCGCAGCACAAAAATGGCGACTCAAAACAAATTGTGGGCCGGAATGGCAAAGGAAACAGCACATCAAATAGGTACGCCGCTCTCCTCATTGATTGGTTGGGTCGAAATTTTGAAAGCAGATGACGTGGACGCCTCGATCACGCAAGAAATAGAAAAAGATATCGAACGCCTGCAAACGATAACCGACCGATTTTCAAAAATTGGTTCGGAACCTAAGCTAGAACGCACTGATATTGTTCACGAAACACAACAGGCATATGATTATTTACAATCTCGGTTTTCAAAACAAATTGACTTTACTTTTAGCGCTCCAAATCACCCGATTTGGGTACAACTCAACCCTATTTTGCACAGCTGGACGATAGAAAATTTAGTCAAAAATGCCATTGACGCCATGAAGGGAAAAGGAAAACTCCAACTGGCAATTGTTGCCGACGCTGACACGGTAAAAATCAACGTTACAGATACAGGCAGCGGCATTCAAAAAAAACAATTTCAAACTATTTTTGAACCAGGATTTACCACCAAAAAACGCGGTTGGGGATTGGGACTTTCATTAACCAAACGAATTGTAGAAGAATATCACAAAGGCACAATTAAAGTTTTACATTCTGAAATTGGCAAAGGAACTACCATGCAAGTATTGCTAAAAATCAAACAAGACTCAAATTTTAATTCATAA